A genomic segment from Desulfovibrio oxyclinae DSM 11498 encodes:
- a CDS encoding RluA family pseudouridine synthase, which translates to MIVPSALSGIRLDRALAELLPETGLRHRRRLCEEGRVTVNARRAKPSLKLMEGMEVRVSENSCEPARPEDLGVYVLGAEDGFAAVYKPEGVHSAVIDGRTNCSVEAMLPALFPEYAPVLLNRLDNPTSGILLVALNAGAAQRYQHIEDRGGIRKEYLAEVSGSVVAPVTIRRALDVADRRVVRVLDEDSSDPLRQTAVEPIRHEASSASTLVRCRIAKGARHQIRVHLASIGHPILGDTLYAGPEAERLHLHHYRLEIGQAVFQAPCPFAEEDSAQP; encoded by the coding sequence ATGATAGTCCCATCAGCCCTATCCGGAATCCGGCTGGACCGCGCTCTCGCGGAGTTGCTGCCGGAAACCGGCCTGCGCCATCGTCGCCGTCTGTGCGAAGAGGGCCGTGTCACGGTCAACGCCCGCAGGGCAAAGCCGTCACTCAAGCTCATGGAGGGGATGGAAGTCAGGGTTTCCGAAAATTCATGCGAACCGGCACGACCGGAAGATCTCGGGGTTTACGTTCTGGGTGCCGAAGACGGCTTCGCCGCCGTTTACAAGCCGGAAGGCGTTCACTCCGCAGTTATCGATGGGCGTACCAATTGTTCGGTTGAAGCCATGCTTCCCGCGCTGTTCCCGGAATATGCCCCCGTTCTCCTGAACCGTCTGGACAATCCGACCTCCGGCATTCTGCTCGTGGCGCTCAATGCCGGTGCCGCGCAACGTTATCAGCACATCGAGGATCGGGGCGGCATCCGCAAGGAGTATCTGGCGGAGGTCTCCGGAAGCGTTGTGGCCCCGGTTACAATCCGCAGGGCTCTCGATGTGGCCGATCGCCGCGTTGTGCGCGTTCTGGATGAGGATTCCTCCGACCCGCTCCGGCAAACCGCTGTCGAGCCCATTCGGCATGAGGCGAGCAGCGCATCAACCCTCGTTCGTTGTCGAATAGCAAAGGGCGCACGTCATCAGATTCGCGTGCACCTCGCGTCCATCGGGCATCCCATCCTTGGTGACACCCTGTACGCAGGCCCCGAAGCCGAACGGCTGCACCTGCACCACTATCGCCTCGAAATCGGGCAGGCCGTATTTCAAGCGCCCTGTCCGTTTGCCGAAGAAGATTCCGCCCAGCCCTAA
- a CDS encoding ornithine cyclodeaminase family protein, with protein MSFDVLWISREEIESLNITMPMVMDAVERGFSAVGGGDAEMPAKIGVHPREDCFIHAMPCHVGGAVDRCGVKCVSGYPPNTSKGLPYISGVMVLNDPETGLPRAVMDAGWITAWRTGAASGVYAKHFGNPDTRTAAIVGTGVQGRVNLMAMRDVFPGLNHVNLYDVSEEQIGNFLFDMQPELPEAGFRVCRTLREACADADVIITCTPIVEAPERPIAMDWIKPDALCISVDYDAAFSDEIMRRGVFTVDNRGQYLWTQEQGVYFQNGYPVAEEIHSDMGEICAGLMAPVRDGLRGAVLMGIASHDVMTASLIYDRATDKGLGTTVKL; from the coding sequence GTGAGTTTCGACGTTCTCTGGATTTCACGCGAAGAGATAGAATCCCTGAACATCACCATGCCCATGGTCATGGACGCCGTGGAAAGGGGGTTTTCCGCCGTCGGAGGCGGAGATGCGGAGATGCCGGCGAAGATCGGGGTACATCCACGCGAGGACTGCTTCATTCACGCCATGCCTTGCCATGTAGGCGGCGCCGTGGACCGCTGCGGGGTGAAATGCGTTTCCGGCTACCCGCCGAATACGTCGAAGGGCCTGCCTTACATCAGCGGTGTCATGGTGCTGAACGACCCGGAGACGGGACTGCCCAGAGCGGTCATGGACGCGGGATGGATCACGGCATGGCGCACCGGCGCAGCTTCCGGGGTCTACGCCAAGCATTTCGGCAATCCGGACACGCGCACCGCCGCCATCGTCGGCACCGGCGTGCAGGGACGGGTGAACCTCATGGCCATGCGCGACGTGTTCCCGGGGCTGAACCATGTGAACCTGTATGATGTCTCCGAAGAACAGATCGGCAACTTCCTGTTCGACATGCAACCGGAGCTGCCCGAGGCCGGATTCCGCGTCTGTCGGACACTCAGGGAGGCCTGCGCCGATGCCGACGTCATCATCACCTGTACACCCATCGTCGAGGCTCCCGAGCGCCCCATCGCCATGGACTGGATCAAGCCTGACGCACTGTGCATCTCCGTGGACTACGACGCCGCGTTCAGCGACGAGATCATGCGCCGCGGCGTGTTCACCGTGGACAACCGGGGGCAGTATCTCTGGACGCAGGAACAGGGCGTCTATTTTCAGAACGGCTACCCCGTGGCCGAGGAAATCCACTCCGACATGGGCGAAATCTGCGCAGGACTGATGGCTCCGGTACGCGACGGCCTGCGGGGGGCGGTACTCATGGGCATCGCCAGTCACGACGTCATGACCGCATCGCTGATTTACGACAGAGCTACCGACAAAGGACTCGGTACAACGGTGAAACTCTAG
- a CDS encoding DMT family transporter, translating to MDIRGCFYILAAASMWGLIGVFTKFLLAEDISAMEIAFWRANFGWLCFLAHAKYRRIVRVSYRDLPVLLSFGFVCVTMFYVSYQLAIRDVGMALAAVLLYTAPAWVAFLSRVILKEPLGAIKLTCVVMTIAGVACISLGPKLLGGSTIPLDLFGLAAGLTAGLTYALYYIFGKKWLHRYSTPTIFTYALPFGSLILLPFVDFAPKSSTAWLLLVGIGMICSYGAFSAYYAGLRRMEATNAAVIATFEPVLAAVLAFVLFGEQFGIFGYAGSALIMAALLMVVIDQKTRRNKECPNSDR from the coding sequence GTGGATATCCGCGGCTGTTTCTACATCCTTGCGGCGGCCTCCATGTGGGGCCTCATCGGTGTCTTTACCAAGTTCCTGCTCGCAGAAGACATCTCGGCCATGGAGATCGCGTTCTGGCGCGCCAACTTCGGTTGGCTGTGTTTTCTGGCCCATGCCAAGTACAGACGCATAGTCCGGGTCAGCTACAGAGACCTTCCCGTGTTGCTGAGCTTTGGTTTTGTCTGCGTGACCATGTTCTACGTGTCATACCAGCTGGCAATACGCGACGTGGGCATGGCGCTCGCCGCGGTGCTGCTCTACACGGCCCCGGCGTGGGTGGCGTTCCTTTCCCGTGTGATACTCAAGGAACCGCTCGGCGCCATCAAGCTGACCTGCGTCGTGATGACCATCGCGGGCGTGGCCTGCATCAGCCTCGGCCCCAAACTGCTCGGGGGCTCCACCATTCCGCTGGATCTCTTCGGGCTGGCCGCCGGACTCACCGCCGGGCTGACCTATGCGCTCTATTACATCTTCGGGAAAAAGTGGCTGCACCGCTACTCCACCCCCACAATATTCACTTACGCTCTGCCCTTCGGCTCGCTCATCCTGTTGCCTTTCGTTGACTTCGCACCGAAATCGTCTACAGCATGGCTCCTGCTCGTCGGCATCGGCATGATTTGCTCCTACGGCGCATTCTCCGCCTATTATGCCGGACTGCGACGCATGGAGGCGACCAATGCGGCAGTCATCGCCACGTTCGAACCCGTGCTGGCCGCCGTGCTCGCCTTTGTTCTCTTCGGCGAGCAGTTTGGCATCTTCGGCTACGCGGGCAGCGCCCTCATCATGGCCGCCCTGCTCATGGTCGTAATTGATCAAAAAACACGACGGAACAAAGAATGTCCGAACTCAGACAGGTAA